A region from the Algoriphagus machipongonensis genome encodes:
- a CDS encoding OsmC family protein, translated as MSKRNVTVRMKADYEYEAVNPQGNVVQIDMYDAPEKSAQSPMDLLLSALGSCAAVDAVLMMKKKRKTVDSFTVDVEGIRNDGVPAFYTDIHLSFTLVSPDANEVEFGKVVALSVDKYCSVASSLNPKITYSYLVKKPE; from the coding sequence ATGTCAAAGAGAAATGTGACTGTTCGCATGAAAGCGGACTATGAGTATGAAGCAGTCAACCCACAAGGAAATGTGGTGCAAATCGACATGTACGATGCGCCTGAAAAATCTGCCCAGTCTCCTATGGATTTATTGCTATCCGCTCTAGGAAGTTGTGCGGCTGTGGATGCAGTTTTGATGATGAAGAAAAAGAGGAAAACTGTGGATTCTTTTACAGTAGATGTGGAAGGTATTAGAAATGATGGGGTGCCAGCTTTTTATACTGATATTCACCTGTCATTTACATTGGTGTCTCCAGACGCTAATGAAGTCGAGTTTGGCAAAGTTGTAGCCTTGTCCGTAGATAAATACTGTTCTGTGGCTTCTTCACTAAATCCAAAAATCACTTATTCTTACCTTGTCAAAAAACCTGAATGA
- a CDS encoding methylmalonyl-CoA mutase family protein: MTQIKETYKPKNHIRIVTAASLFDGHDAAINIMRRIIQSTGCEVIHLGHNRSVQEIVDCAIQEDVQAIAITSYQGGHVEFFKYMYDLLHEKGAGHIKIFGGGGGTILTEEIKELHDYGISRIYSPDDGRSMGLQGMINDLVSQADYSIGDEFQEGFTLNKENKGFIARAISAFENYPDQSTDLLNEVREKSKKSTIPVLGITGTGGAGKSSLVDELVRRFLIDFEDKSLAIISVDPSKRKTGGALLGDRIRMNSIHHPRVFMRSLATRQSNLALSKYVQDAVDTVKAAGFDMVILETSGIGQSDTEIIEHSDLSLYVMTPEYGAASQLEKIDMLDFADVIALNKFDKRGAQDALRDVKKQFKRNHLLWETPDEEIPVYGTIASQFNDPGMNHLYRALISKVGETHEEWKSSFELTGGTSEKIYIIPPSRTRYLSEIAETNRNYDVWVEEQKDIAQKLYSIKKSMEAVQSLEVNDQDRLLKELAGVYEQVELELDPKNKKWIEEWPEEVARYSEDFYVFKVRDKEIKVKTYHNSLSETKIPKIALPKYEAWGDLLKWGLRENVPGKFPYTAGVFPFKREGEDPTRMFAGEGSPERTNKRFHYVSQDMPAKRLSTAFDSVTLYGEDPDYRPDIYGKIGNSGVNVCCLDDAKKLYSGFNLVDPLTSVSMTINGPAATMTAFFMNAAIDQQCEVYIKEQGLEKEVDAKIERIFKGKGIPRPVYNGKIPAGNDGLGLMLLGVSGDQVLPKEVYEKIKAETVSRVRGTVQADILKEDQAQNTCIFSTEFSLRLMGDVQDYFIDHGIRNFYSVSISGYHIAEAGANPITQLALTLSNGFTYVEYYVSRGMDINKFAPNLSFFFSNGIDPEYAVIGRVARRIWAKAMKLKYGANERSQMLKYHIQTSGRSLHAQEIDFNDIRTTLQALYAIYDNCNSLHTNAYDEAITTPTEASVRRAMAIQLIINKELGLSKNENPLQGAFIIEELTDLVEEAIYLEFDRITERGGVLGAMETMYQRGKIQEESMHYEMLKHTGEYPIIGVNTFLSSEGSPTVTPGEVIRATEEEKESQIQTLKNLNQFDPELVSTHLQNLKKIAVENGNIFSELMEASKHCSLGEITHALYEVGGQYRRNM; encoded by the coding sequence ATGACCCAAATAAAGGAGACTTATAAACCCAAAAATCATATTAGAATTGTTACAGCCGCCTCACTTTTTGATGGGCACGATGCTGCTATCAATATCATGCGTAGAATTATTCAATCTACTGGATGTGAGGTGATTCATTTGGGACATAATAGATCGGTTCAGGAGATTGTTGATTGTGCGATTCAAGAAGATGTTCAGGCAATTGCCATTACTTCTTACCAAGGTGGGCATGTGGAGTTTTTTAAATACATGTATGATTTGCTTCATGAAAAGGGAGCAGGTCATATCAAAATTTTTGGAGGTGGTGGAGGTACCATTTTGACTGAGGAGATTAAAGAACTTCATGATTATGGTATTAGTAGAATCTATTCACCTGATGATGGTCGCTCTATGGGCTTGCAGGGAATGATCAATGACTTAGTAAGTCAGGCAGATTATTCTATTGGAGATGAGTTTCAAGAAGGCTTCACTTTAAATAAAGAGAATAAAGGATTTATTGCTAGAGCTATTTCTGCATTTGAAAATTATCCTGATCAGTCAACGGATTTATTGAATGAAGTCAGAGAAAAAAGTAAAAAATCCACGATTCCAGTTCTTGGAATTACAGGAACAGGAGGAGCTGGTAAATCCTCATTGGTTGATGAGCTTGTCCGTAGGTTTTTAATTGATTTCGAAGATAAGTCTTTAGCAATTATTTCTGTAGACCCGTCAAAAAGGAAAACAGGAGGTGCCTTGTTGGGGGATAGGATTCGAATGAATTCCATTCATCATCCAAGAGTATTTATGCGATCATTGGCTACTCGGCAATCCAATCTTGCCCTTTCAAAATACGTTCAAGATGCAGTTGATACAGTGAAAGCAGCAGGGTTTGATATGGTTATTTTGGAGACTTCCGGAATTGGTCAATCTGACACTGAAATTATTGAACACTCGGATTTATCTCTTTATGTCATGACGCCAGAATATGGTGCAGCATCCCAATTGGAGAAAATCGACATGCTTGATTTTGCTGATGTGATCGCTTTAAACAAATTTGATAAGCGCGGGGCTCAAGATGCTTTAAGGGATGTCAAAAAGCAGTTTAAGAGAAATCACCTTTTGTGGGAGACTCCTGATGAGGAGATTCCGGTATATGGTACCATTGCCTCACAGTTTAATGACCCAGGGATGAACCATCTCTACAGGGCTTTAATATCTAAAGTTGGTGAAACTCATGAAGAGTGGAAGAGTAGCTTTGAACTCACAGGAGGTACTTCTGAAAAAATATATATCATCCCACCTTCCAGAACGCGGTATCTGTCTGAGATTGCTGAAACCAATAGGAACTATGATGTTTGGGTTGAAGAGCAAAAAGACATTGCTCAGAAGCTTTACAGCATTAAAAAGTCCATGGAAGCAGTTCAAAGCTTAGAAGTCAACGATCAGGATAGGCTGTTGAAGGAATTGGCGGGAGTTTACGAACAAGTGGAGTTGGAACTTGATCCAAAGAATAAAAAATGGATTGAGGAATGGCCTGAAGAAGTAGCTAGATATAGCGAGGATTTTTATGTTTTTAAAGTCAGGGACAAGGAGATCAAAGTAAAAACTTATCATAACTCTTTGTCCGAAACCAAAATCCCAAAAATAGCTTTACCTAAATATGAAGCATGGGGAGATTTGTTGAAATGGGGACTTCGAGAAAATGTTCCCGGTAAATTCCCTTATACAGCTGGTGTTTTTCCATTCAAAAGGGAAGGAGAGGATCCTACCCGGATGTTTGCTGGAGAAGGAAGTCCTGAGCGCACTAACAAGCGTTTTCATTATGTGTCTCAGGATATGCCAGCAAAGCGACTTTCTACAGCATTTGACTCTGTTACTTTGTATGGTGAAGATCCTGATTACAGACCTGATATTTATGGAAAAATCGGTAATTCAGGAGTGAATGTTTGTTGTCTTGACGATGCCAAAAAACTGTATTCTGGATTTAACCTTGTGGATCCTTTGACTTCGGTATCCATGACGATTAATGGCCCAGCGGCTACCATGACTGCATTTTTTATGAATGCAGCGATTGACCAACAATGTGAGGTTTATATCAAAGAGCAAGGCCTTGAAAAAGAAGTTGACGCTAAAATTGAGCGTATTTTTAAAGGTAAAGGCATTCCAAGACCAGTTTATAACGGTAAAATTCCAGCTGGAAATGATGGGTTAGGATTGATGCTTCTTGGAGTTTCTGGTGATCAGGTTTTACCAAAAGAGGTATACGAAAAGATAAAAGCAGAGACTGTTTCCAGAGTTAGAGGGACAGTACAGGCTGATATTTTAAAAGAGGATCAAGCTCAAAACACTTGTATCTTTTCCACGGAGTTTTCTTTGCGACTTATGGGAGATGTGCAAGATTACTTTATTGATCATGGAATTAGGAATTTCTATTCTGTTTCCATCTCAGGATATCATATCGCCGAAGCCGGGGCAAACCCGATTACGCAATTGGCATTGACTTTATCAAACGGTTTTACCTATGTAGAGTATTATGTGAGCCGAGGGATGGATATCAATAAATTTGCTCCCAACCTTAGTTTCTTTTTCTCCAATGGAATTGACCCAGAATATGCCGTCATCGGTAGGGTAGCTAGAAGAATCTGGGCAAAAGCAATGAAGTTGAAATATGGCGCCAATGAAAGGTCTCAGATGCTGAAGTATCATATTCAAACCTCTGGACGTTCACTTCATGCACAGGAGATCGATTTCAATGATATTCGTACCACCTTGCAAGCATTATATGCGATTTATGATAATTGTAATTCCTTGCATACCAATGCCTATGATGAAGCGATTACCACTCCTACAGAAGCTTCGGTAAGAAGAGCAATGGCGATACAATTAATTATTAATAAGGAGTTGGGGCTATCTAAAAATGAAAATCCTTTGCAAGGAGCATTTATCATAGAAGAGCTAACAGATTTAGTAGAGGAGGCAATTTATCTGGAATTTGATAGGATCACAGAGAGAGGAGGAGTCTTAGGAGCCATGGAGACCATGTACCAGAGAGGGAAGATTCAGGAGGAAAGCATGCATTACGAAATGTTGAAGCATACGGGTGAATATCCGATTATAGGAGTAAACACTTTCCTGTCCTCTGAGGGGTCGCCTACAGTAACTCCAGGAGAAGTGATCCGAGCTACTGAAGAAGAGAAAGAGTCCCAAATTCAAACCTTGAAAAATTTAAACCAATTTGATCCAGAGCTTGTTTCAACTCACCTTCAAAACCTTAAAAAAATAGCAGTGGAAAATGGTAATATTTTCTCTGAATTGATGGAAGCAAGTAAGCATTGCTCATTAGGTGAGATTACACATGCATTGTATGAGGTTGGAGGACAATACAGAAGGAATATGTAA
- a CDS encoding acetyl-CoA hydrolase/transferase family protein, producing MPISYTSAENAVSLIKSHQRVFIHGSAATPTRLLHALAAKKDELRNVELVAITTLGEMPLVQPDCKESFYMNSLFVSENVRKAVNSDHGGYVPIFLSEIGHLFRNKILDIDVALIHVSEPDAHGFCTLGTSVDVAKPAIETARIIIAQVNKRMPRTHGDGHIHISKFSAAIQVDDPLPEIDYSKKITDLEIQIGHHISSIIEDRSTLQMGIGAIPDAVLSSLKHHKDLGVHTEMFSNGILDLMKSGAVTNAYKKKHPGKIVSSFAAGTRELYDAVHDNPEFSFHEAAYVNDTAVIRKNPKVISINSCVEMDLTGQVCADSIGSYHYSGVGGQMDFMRGAALSVGGKPIMALPSQTKKGASKIVPFLKEGAGVVTTRAHMQYVVTENGIANLYGKNLRQRAYELMRIAHPDHQEELEKAIVDRFGSYIYPFR from the coding sequence ATGCCGATTTCCTATACTTCAGCAGAAAATGCAGTTTCCCTGATCAAAAGTCATCAACGGGTTTTTATTCATGGAAGTGCTGCTACTCCAACCCGGCTGCTTCATGCTTTGGCAGCAAAAAAAGATGAACTAAGAAATGTAGAACTAGTCGCAATTACCACTTTGGGAGAAATGCCACTCGTTCAGCCAGATTGCAAAGAATCTTTCTACATGAATTCACTTTTTGTTTCTGAGAATGTCAGAAAAGCGGTCAATTCAGATCATGGAGGCTATGTCCCGATTTTTTTAAGTGAAATCGGCCATTTATTCAGAAATAAAATCCTAGATATAGATGTGGCATTGATCCATGTTTCCGAACCTGACGCACATGGTTTCTGCACGCTCGGCACCTCTGTGGACGTAGCAAAACCTGCGATAGAAACGGCTAGAATTATCATTGCCCAAGTCAATAAAAGAATGCCGAGAACGCATGGCGATGGTCATATTCACATTTCTAAATTTTCAGCCGCCATCCAGGTGGACGATCCTTTGCCAGAAATTGATTACTCAAAAAAAATCACAGATCTTGAAATACAGATTGGTCATCATATCTCATCTATCATCGAAGATAGATCGACTTTGCAGATGGGAATCGGAGCAATTCCAGATGCTGTTCTGAGCTCATTGAAGCATCACAAAGATTTGGGAGTACATACAGAAATGTTTTCTAATGGAATTCTTGATTTAATGAAGTCTGGTGCTGTAACCAATGCTTACAAGAAAAAACATCCGGGTAAAATTGTCTCTTCTTTTGCTGCAGGTACGAGAGAACTTTACGATGCAGTTCACGACAATCCAGAATTTTCATTTCATGAAGCTGCCTATGTGAATGACACTGCCGTCATTCGAAAAAACCCAAAAGTCATCTCAATTAACAGTTGTGTGGAAATGGACCTTACCGGTCAAGTCTGTGCCGATTCTATAGGAAGCTATCACTATTCCGGTGTAGGCGGACAAATGGATTTTATGAGAGGAGCGGCTTTGTCCGTAGGAGGTAAACCCATCATGGCATTGCCTTCCCAAACAAAAAAAGGAGCTTCTAAAATTGTCCCATTTTTAAAAGAAGGTGCTGGTGTTGTGACTACAAGAGCACATATGCAATACGTGGTGACAGAAAATGGAATTGCAAACCTATATGGTAAAAACCTAAGACAAAGAGCCTACGAACTCATGAGAATTGCTCATCCAGATCATCAGGAAGAATTGGAAAAAGCGATTGTAGATAGATTTGGCAGCTATATCTATCCATTTCGATAA